A section of the Micromonas commoda chromosome 14, complete sequence genome encodes:
- a CDS encoding predicted protein, with product MRSRLEQGARGSCLHLTHGVGSTATARIDPDASHLGHIAAHASTMTVTGVTAGMRVSLARPVHRGVDRRLGRTSDHRGRSARASVKPLHPPPHARVDFRRRVATRGAVETAVSEPETSTSSSAAADDAPVEPKPAAPANGLEDGFVVVSAGDGTVLRRPKDPRAKREKVRDERSETEAWEQLDMEQNFCVLKRRYDPEAIRKEALETPVALARRGAVVVSKFAALFSRKESLMKLDAEDGGTRYATELKNTLTSLGPLFVKLGQNLANRPDLVEEEVMEELTKLQDRVPPFPSAEAFKIMEEDLGRPVAEVFKVITPEPVAAASIGQVYKATLMDGTEVAVKILRPGTRPQVILDLWILRTAAERIFDDWCRENIGCTATLLVDEFAEKLLEELDFVQEANNLRDFKRNFADDPSVHIPGVYGHLSSPRVLVMDWQEGTRCTAEGAFEDDAALRIFLQNGVESGLRQLLDFGLFHGDPHPGNVLALPSGDIAYVDFGNVAEISRNNQENIIDAVVHVMNGDYEGLAECLENLGFLQEGTDVKPIAEGLAQAWSGEMLGEMAATGNFSFRGLTREFNKLLYLYPIRVPERFSLVIRALLTQENICLTLDPNFNFLEAAFPYVARRLLTDPDPNLRMRLLRVVIVKGRFEWERLAELVKMAEIGAQGGVSLPVSTMVELATDGAKMLATDGVMRTMLMDGLKAVPMREHVAQASKMALLVWQLTIGRAWSTSSLGRWLRARRVGLVYRLKLMFATTTSSDIRTRAKIPKNRGVGGSWDESSPVLPGNEDWNGVAAA from the coding sequence ATGAGGTCCAGGCTGGAGCAGGGTGCCCGCGGAAGTTGCCTTCATCTGACTCACGGCGTCGGAAGCACTGCGACAGCGCGCATCGACCCGGACGCATCGCACTTGGGTCATATCGCAGCGCACGCGTCGACAATGACGGTGACAGGCGTCACCGCCGGGATGCGCGtatccctcgcgcgccccgtccatCGGGGCGTCGACCGTCGACTCGGGCGGACGTCCGATCAccgcgggaggagcgccCGTGCGAGCGTCAAACCGCTGCATCCTCctccccacgcgcgcgtcgacttccggcgccgcgtcgccacccgcggcgccgtggagacCGCCGTGTCCGAACCCGAGACGTCCACGTcttcatccgcggcggccgacgacGCTCCCGTCGAGCCaaagcccgcggcgcccgcgaacggCTTGGAGGATGGCTTCGTGGTGGTGAGCGCCGGTGACGGGACGGTGCTCAGGCGCCCGAAGGATCCTCGCGCCAAGCGCGAGAaggtgcgcgacgagcgcagCGAGACCGAGGCCTGGGAGCAGCTCGACATGGAGCAGAATTTCTGCGTGCTCAAGCGCCGCTACGATCCGGAGGCCATCCGaaaggaggcgctcgagacccccgtcgccctcgcccggcggggcgccgtcgtcgtgtcAAAattcgccgcgctcttctcCCGCAAGGAGTCGCTCATGAaactcgacgcggaggacggaGGCACGCGTTACGCCACCGAGCTCAAGAACACGCTCACGTCCCTCGGACCCCTGTTCGTCAAGCTCGGCCAGAACCTGGCGAACCGCCCGGACctcgtggaggaggaggtgatgGAGGAGCTGACCAAGCTGCAAGATCGCGTGCCGCCGTTTCCAtccgccgaggcgttcaAGATCATGGAGGAGGACCTCGGgcggcccgtcgccgaggtgttCAAGGTGATCACGCcggagcccgtcgcggcggcttccatCGGGCAGGTGTACAAGGCGACGCTGATGGACGGCACGGAGGTGGCGGTGAAGATCCTCAGGCCGGGGACGCGGCCGCAGGTCATCTTGGACCTGTGGATCctgcgaaccgccgcggagcgcatCTTCGACGACTGGTGCCGCGAGAACATCGGATGCACCGCCACcctgctcgtcgacgagttcGCCGAGAAGCTcctggaggagctcgatTTCGTCCAGGAGGCGAACAACCTGCGAGATTTCAAGCGCAATTTCGCCGATGATCCCTCGGTGCACATCCCGGGCGTCTACGGCCATCTGTCGTCCCCACGGGTTCTCGTGATGGACTGGCAGGAGGGAACGAGGTgcaccgcggagggcgcgttcgaggacgacgccgcgctgcgcaTTTTCCTCCAGAACGGCGTCGAGAGCGGGCTGCGTCAGCTCCTCGACTTTGGACTCTTCCACGGAGATCCCCACCCGGGCAACGTCCTCGCGTTACCCAGCGGCGACATTGCGTACGTGGACTTTGGTAACGTCGCGGAGATTTCTCGAAACAACCAGGAGAACatcatcgacgccgtggtgCACGTGATGAACGGGGACTACGAGGGCCTCGCGGAGTGCCTCGAGAACCTCGGTTTCCTGCAGGAGGGCACGGACGTCAAGCCAATCGCGGAGGGACTGGCGCAGGCTTGGAGCGGGGAGATGCTGGgcgagatggcggcgacTGGAAACTTCTCGTTCCGCGGGCTCACGCGGGAGTTCAACAAGCTGCTGTACCTGTACCCGATCCGCGTCCCCGAGCGGTTCTCGCTCGTCATCCGCGCGCTTCTCACGCAGGAGAACATCTGTTTGACGCTGGATCCCAACTTTAACTTTTTGGAGGCTGCGTTTCCTTACGTCGCCAGGCGCCTGCTGACGGACCCGGACCCGAACCTTCGGATGCGACTGCTCAGGGTCGTCATCGTCAAGGGGAGGTTCGAGTGGGAgaggctcgcggagctggtCAAGATGGCGGAGATtggcgcgcagggcggcgtGAGCCTGCCGGTATCCACGATGGTGGAGCTCGCGACTGACGGCGCCAAGATGCTCGCCACCGACGGCGTCATGCGGACGATGCTGATGGACGGCCTCAAGGCGGTCCCGATGCGCGAACACGTCGCGCAGGCGTCCAAGATGGCGCTGCTGGTGTGGCAGCTCACGATCGGCCGGGCgtggtcgacgtcgagtcTCGGGCGGTGGctgagggcgcggcgggtcgggttGGTGTACCGGCTCAAGCTCATGTTCGCCaccacgacgagctcggacATCCGGACGAGGGCGAAGATCCCGAAGAACCGGGGCGTGGGCGGGAGCTGGGACGAGTCCTCGCCGGTGTTGCCCGGGAACGAGGATTGGAacggcgtggcggcggcgtga